In Vicinamibacteria bacterium, the genomic stretch TCGGAAACGTTCCGGTCACCTGCGATCAGAGCCACTTCACGAGCGAGCGAGCCGATCTCGTCCGATCGATGGACCGGAAGTTCATCCGGCAGCTGACCGCCAACCTCGCGAAGAGCGGCGAGGCTCGCTCGCATGCGGCTCAGCGGCGCGAGCAGGTGAAGGCGGATCGCCAGCACCGAGAGCCCGCACGCCACGGCGACCGCCAGGGCTCCGACGAGCCACATCGTCCCGCCGGAGAGCATGGAGGCTCCGGCGAATCCGATTC encodes the following:
- a CDS encoding HAMP domain-containing protein, giving the protein MVRITNSSSLLVAMCAAPGVLLAVGIGFAGASMLSGGTMWLVGALAVAVACGLSVLAIRLHLLAPLSRMRASLAALREVGGQLPDELPVHRSDEIGSLAREVALIAGDRNVS